Genomic segment of Ischnura elegans chromosome 12, ioIscEleg1.1, whole genome shotgun sequence:
TGGCCGACTCGATGGTGATTGCGTTATCGTACGCTGTGACACGTTaaattagtgattttatttttcacgttaACAGGATTATGAAGGGAACTGGGGATTCTTGTGTCACCGTTGACTTCGCGAATCCTCAGTCTCGGGCGCATTTGGCACTTATGTTTTGGCTGCTCTCAAACCTTCATCATCAAATGATATCTGGGTCTTCATCATTAAAAAGGTATGTTTCTgaacttatttttaaacatattttgtgaatgacagaattttgtaaaattttgacAGTAGAACATCAATTTTGCGTTTCACTGacctcatatatttattaaaatacatatatagtTGCTTTGGAGTATATTAATTTGTTTACAATATTCTGGTtcagaattttttcatttgcttggtATATTTATAATTTGCTGATACTGTGTGCTCATGTATGCTGCCTTCCTACATAGAACAAATTGTAGAGTAAAGCATGtatttttcatgtgtttttttagtttttttgaagTAATATAGCTGAATAACATTCTATTTGGCCCAGACAACACATGGTGTATAACTGTGTATCTGCGCAGCAAAAATGCACAATAAGTTTATGATGCATAAGTTCTCATTTGGTTATCAGTTCCATTTTAGTTGGAAATTAAATCTTGTACAATTACATAAATGTGAAGATTTTAATATGGTTACTACTCCCCACATAGCaatgaacctctcagagacgtctcactatggtctcgaatatcGCGAATGTTTCAGAGATGTCTTAGAGATGTAGTCGTGAGACAttcgggaattaaaaaaaaacgtatttaaacgccatcaatgcattccatatttatttttcggtgcaattatggagttgattattaaaatcgcgacatttaatatgggtttcttattttcaaaaggtcatccatcaaaaaATTGTCACCAAAAAgtgatcgagaaaagtaggcaATAACtatataatttacatttaattatttttgttgcctaaattaAAAGCATAACATAGTACAAAGTCTCATGAGATATCTCAGAAACTTATCTGagacgtctcatgagacatctcagaccCCATTTTTTTGGttatagtgacatctcagagaagtctcagagatgtctctgaagctgtcagagatgcctctgaagctctcagagatgtctctgagatgtaacatgtgatattcgagacgtctcagagacgtatccgagacgATTTGCTGCTATGTGGGTCTTATATTGTCAGGAACAATGTACATAAGGTGTTGtgagttgaaaatattgaaaaaaattttgtaaacctgtatttaacacgttgtgtaccggggtatttaaattccttttaaccctctgttccggcggttttttaaacatcactcactgagcaaaccttccattcgaaaaaatgccattacgtatttaaaaattaaactttttcatgcAATTTAGAATGCaatactcacaaataatttcagaatctttttctggtgtgatactccatgaaacactttcccttgtggagtggaatgccgcaagttgagcacacataccttgttttttttctaatttttctcgtagcgcacattttgcatcttcttgtgtgatattttttcgtccccttCCCCACAATAGGAACGAGATGGTGTTTGCTAAGGTCTCTCGATAAGCACTGTGGGTGATCTCTTGAAGGGGCCCGTCCTGTTGGTTTATCATCGCAGTCATCGTCCGAGAATGATTCACTCGACTCCTGCCTACtcgctgcccactctttggcggtctggagcaaaaagcctttgaatcgaatgccattatttttgtttagagttttataaaaGAGTGCAATTTATTAGCCAAAGCACGACTTTCTtcgaccatttcattgttttcctCATGATGGAGTAATAGGATAAGTACATATCCGCCCTGTCAACACCTTTTATGCACTCATTGTATTTTAGAATACAAGTGGGTTTTTTGATTGCTTGTCCTGTAACCAAATCTTACCTTTGAGTTACCCATGCTGGCATTATGAACAGTGCTAATCATTCTTacttccctcttgtctttccaaaccactagtaacacctcacctttacgagagaatgtgctctgtccctttttcaaagtttttgcctgGCTCTTCAACGTGGGAGGGAGTCCCCAATTTGGTCTTATGGTTCCACACACACTTACTTTGTTATATATGAGCAGTTCTGCAATTTTCACACTATTATAATAGTTGTCTTGATAGAcatgatgccaaagattgagatgtggcttcaaaagagacaagatggtttgttctaattttttccccttggctgaataaatttctaaattactaatgtagccagaatcactttcacaaaccatTTGCACTAGTAACCCATATTTTACTATTTCTGCAGGATTATAGgtcttgattttcaatcttcctctccatggaatcatggctttatcaagtgacaattcctgctttggtttgtacacattttgaaatttgtcAACTATGTATTCCACGGTGGGTCTTATTTTATATAGTCTATCCGCAGTATCTATGAATGCTTCGTTATCACTAAAATGCCACGCTTTCCATATCTGCTCAAATCTGTTTCGCGTCAGtagctctctaaatatttttgtttcgatgaaaggatctgtactccaatactccttaagtgtatctttcctcacttgacccatcagaatcaaaatagaaaagaattttttcatttcagccatggttatgtttgaccacttccctgtttttggcgattctttgtatttatgcttattttgtcagtaatacaaattggattgatggcacatcatttcaaaaaaatcattaccaagaaATAGTGAGACTACGTCAAGGATGTTATGGGAATTTTCTGGTAATCGCTTCACtccaggttggcccaaaaattgctctaaatgtctctcaaaatctatttattcccatgaagtagaacttcctgccaaagaattgtcttcattttcactcgcatcggagtcactttcactgataactagaggaatacgttttctagttttcatattcaccgcaacatcagaatcgctttcactttcgtcgttatcttcgtcataccctaatggtacatctgacaaatcatcagcacacaagtctaacaaaatttcttcttcatccaaagtgttgtccttccgatgtgatgccataatatggaatattctTATGAGTGGTTTTTAGAGCACATATGCGAGCAAACCTTCAAGCGAGAAAAACTTGACACCAAATGTTCTCTTCACTTGGACTCAGGGAAACACCAACTGCTCTTGACACATTAGGAGAGGAAACTAACCCAGAGGCAGGAAATAAGTAAGAGAGCATCATCTTCCTCCATGGCATGGACCAAAAGAACTGGGGGCCTCATTGTGAGTCCCCCAGTTCCTTTTGTCGAGAATGTTTATGTTGACGGAGCAGAGCAGTCCACTTGCTGAGAGTGCATCTCGAAGAAGCGGCGATGAAGATAAGGGTCAAACTCGCTAAATAAAACAAGgccatgtggataaactctttggaaataatgagccaagtgtgtggggtaactcaaggaaaaagataaataagatGCCAACGCTGGTAAGgagaggaacgccgattctgggtggaggtgttgagaatgAAAATATGTGCCCAttcgggcgtaatgcctttggtttaaacatggttaaaaagctaatgtttagaatataactttacccaatcaaacgttatgatgtatcaattcattattaataacgaacaacaactgaaaacgttctaacgaatacgtattgtacgctttaaaattgtttaggttgacgcgcctaaatgacgagaatcttcgtcatccgtccggaacgttcgggaaaaaaatgacgagaattctcgccatccgtacgcaacgtgttaaagtAGCTATTAAAAGTTTATCTGTTGTATATTTAGTGAAAGTGGTCTCATGTTTGGATATTGGTAATTTTATGAGAGTATTGCTATAGCTAAGAACATTATCCCTCAAATGAGGAAATGGACAAATCACACAAGTTGAAACCTTACTTTGGGAAAATGGATACCGCTTCTTACCTTAAGACAATGTGTAACTTCACTGTTTTATCACATATTAgagttttcatgaaatttgtaagACGTCCTCCCTCCTCGCTTATTCACTGTGGTTTGTTAACCCTCGTGTGTATGGCTCACAATTGTGTTGAAACTGCAGTTTAGAAAAAGGCAAGTCCTTTCTTGTCGTTGCTTTTTCAGGGAGATCTTCTATAAGTCTTTGGGCATACTCAAGAGCCTGGGTTACCCTTCTTCGCAAAGCATTGTGGACAGTGTGATGAGTGATGTGGGTGCCCTCCTCAGCCTTCCTCTTCGGCATCTTGGTGTTCTTTCGTCATCACGAGGACTCATAGCTGGAGACCTGCAGTTGTTGTCATCACACAGTGCTGACTTGGGTGCATCGTCTGTGATTTTGGACACCAAATCAATGGGGAATGGTGAGATGAACTGTTTGATGCCAATGCCAACATTGTGATATCCACTTTGGTGTGATTTTAGGAAGGGCATTGATGAGCAGcaatttttatgcatgattttacaTGTACCTAGTGAAttgttttcttgaatttttcttTGGCTCGCAATTGGGTAAAAAGTTTAACACCTTGCTGACTGATCTCGGGGCTATCTGTGTCTGAACTTTGAGAACGCTTTGAAACTGAGTGCTGAGGACTGGCCACCCAGTATTTAAGTATTTCCAAGTGGgagaacaaaatttattttgctcattttaAAAAGTATGGTTAAAATATTCAATGAGAACTGTCTTTCCTTACCTCGTACagagggcgtacccagaatcatagctagggggggcaagccatgcaAACACAAAACACTCGTGAATCACAtatacctcatgcccggggcattACAATCTATCCACACACACATATGCGATCATCCCCTGCTCGGGTTATTGCTCAGCGAAAGAAATACCGGACATATGGTCGGTatgtcaaaatatatataaaatattttcatttcatatccaatcattatggcgtccggagtatattttttacatttgatcatcattttgaaatccatttttttatatatttaccacCACTACGGTATCTTTTTGGCTtcctgcgctgttgccaaatatATCTACCTTAGAAACCTCACTCTTGCTTGTTATTTTTGCAGTATATAGCTGCTATTGCATGAAATGGgtgaattaattccaattaacTATTAACTACTGTTAACTGAACGTAAAAACGTATCACTGTAAAAAAAGATTAAAGTCATCATAGGAGTGAACTTCGTGAAACTAGGATTTTAAAAGTTAGCCAAAATTAGGCAgtaaatgagttaattaaactccatttTGGAAGAAGCATATCAAAACCCTTCGATTTTATAAAGCCAAGGACACAACGCACAGTgggataaaatcgaaaaaagctggccaaaaatcggtACAGTCTTAAGTATTAGTAAATTAAGGAAAGTTTTTATCAACGGTGTGTTGTAAAGAGGCAatcaaacttatttaggatgatctATGCCACAATCTTGTTTAGAAGggcaatatcaattaaaaatagacaaaagtgatgcgggaagcaaactacCCAGGGACACATAGACATGCAAATattaagggaaaaatagaattttagcttagaatgtagctgttttcagacaacaagctgagaaaaccgtatcatttacttTAAGCCCAGTCGATACGGTCCTCAAAATTACTGAAAAGGGGGTAGttaggtcctcagaaattcctgAAAAGGGATTTTACATGAGTCTGTGTTAGTATTGTCGATTACTAATTATATATCAACTGAACAAGAATTCCATTTGAATGCTTGAATAAGGAAATCTAAGGAAATTGCGAGAGTAATCTCCAGATAATGAGTGAATTGTGAATATGTGAGGCTAAAATGAGTGCAGTGTCGATTGAACttcattttcaatggaattactGTATTAATGAGTGTACTTATGCGAAGTTGGTTCCAAAGATTCAGTGATTTCTCACGATAACTTAAGGCTATATCAATTCCTCCAGATGTTTACCCCTTCTGTCAGATTATTCTTCAGCAATGCTACCTTAGTCTCCAGAGgttttcccttccattcctttttttgtttttttgcaaCCTCTTACCCATTCTCTAACCATTTCATACCTCTCTCTTGGATGGAAATTATATAGTGGAAGTGTTTCGTCATTTCCCCTCTAGGGAAGTAATGCAGTTAAATCTTTGGTTTTGGAATGCGTGAAGGAGTATTATTAATTAAGCATAGTTTTAAATTCGGAGATGTTCGTTTTTCATGTGGTCTCCGATATTACCTGTTgagtattgaatttcaatttttggagtGTCATCGGAGTAAGTGAAAGCTATCAAGAAAGAAGAATGTTGATAGCAGCCTTCTGACAGGTTGATCATACCCCGAGTAAAATAATGGCTTCACGATCTTGAACGATGCATATTCGCTAGCATAGAGGCAtaagtattaaattattattattaaaatttaattaaatatcctattacatttaaatgaaagcaaatttcacaTGTCGCTCATTTTGCTAGCTGATTCCTATAATTTCATGTGCACAGATAGCTATTCCAATGGCTGTGTGCATTGGCATATCAGCGTCGACGGCATTTTACCAGTTTGCTCCCTTCGTAAAGATAGACTTTGTCGTATCCTGGGCGTTGGGAAATGTCCCAGTCGTACCCTAAGAACGTTTTTGTGACGAcaatatttaaagcgattctattcGCGTGTAAATGATGGTTCTGATTCTATCTTTTGAAAGTGCTTTCGTATTTTTAGCGtggtgcctttgattttgttttgcgcTATTGCCTTCATGGTTATCCATTAAGTAAGgtgtgtaaaaataattcttttctatgaaaaaacaagtttttatttatattcctctaTAGCTAGAGTGAATTAACGCCTTTCACAAGTTGTATTTTACTaagtttatttactttttactagcTGCAGCTGGAATTTGCTACTCCTATAGGGGTCttgctagtaattatttaatatattcgaCAGTATCCAGCGCTTTTTGAAATTGACCTTTCATTACATTAAATGACTTTTTAACTTTActacttataataataaaaattaatttgccacatatatcattaaccttttccctaccatacacgtatatatacgtgtggacgtttcctgacccgggagaccacgggcgtatatatacgtgtgagattttcccggtcaagaaaacgaaacccgtatatataagttttcgagctctccccctttcaggacggtcgtgggtttaggtcgcctttgtctcgggacccaacgcttcggggtttaggattaaccctccgaatccgggagcaggtacccggacccttcgtcttttttaacctctctcagcggtaagggacagcggtcatacaattgtttatagagtcaattttcgaaataaatatttgttcatttctctagaaatataaactaagaattgaattgtttgtcttttgagcagcgtttacaatttttaaacgaaattctacgacaaatattaacttatatctcgagtaatgtataaacatcaacatggaaattgttgctgcgttaaatgctttgataatggccttagaacttcgtttaaaatttgacaatgctcagataaaaatgaggaattatattcaatgtctgtaatttacgtgcaagcaacaatcatccatttgctaaatacatataagcaatacataagttgaccgcgaaccaatgccgcaggtatggtcgtaaacccggaaaggagggagcacaactactcttggagtccgagataatacggagtcccaccgtggaggggtcgaaaaaggttcagcgagacccttcttaacgaatgtcctccaaaaatgctccgtaccacgagaaagaagagtctcttggggagcggtacagcagtcaagctaagacgaaaactccgcggtctcgaaagggttaataccaATGGTTATATCAGATATAAGCATTTGAGAAGGCAGGAAGCAAATGGCCTCCTatgcaagaaaagaagaaagtgaCGAAATGCAAAAAATGTAGGGATAAAAAACTTcggggtaactggggcatgggtagattatttgcgtatttatggtaattttaagtTTATCAGGTTGGCACACCTACTCATTCTTTTGGtccttgaaaaaaatgcctttcctcgtttgcagctattttgtgatttagggctgctgtggaattttagtgtggagatttttcatagcGACATTGATTCTGTTCACGTATATGTTGTTCTCACCCTTATACTTTCTAAGTATATAAGGCATACcaaaaaagtcaatatttattcCTCACTCTTTGAGATAAGGATGGGGTACAttagacatttattttttcagagtgCTGTGCAATCCCTGGTGATATTGCATCCATGTCAAATGAGGATTTTGCCATTCAATCATCTGCTAAGCTGGTCCTCATTATTGAAAAAGATGCCTGTTTCCAGAAGCTCCTTGATGACGGAATTTTAGAGCAGTTGAAGCCATGTCTTTTGATAACGGTAAGCTCCTCATCTTTTGCAAATCCGCTACAAAGTGGAATCATTTTACTATGGGCTCATTTGTCACTTTTATTTGTTGATTAATCAATAATTGTTATCAGAGCCCCATATAATGCCAGCTCCCAAACTTCCTAACTTTCACTCGGCTGTTGGTGAAATTGAATGTATTCATATACTATAGCCTTGCATTAACCGAGTGTGGCGTGAACCCTGAGTATGAATGGATTTGGACGTTTTAGCTGCTGCTTGGGTGTTCAATTACTAATTTTCTTAGCTTTAATCTGTCGCTAGTTGGGACATTCTAAAGAGCTTCGTGAAATGTGGCTCGATTTGTTGGGCTGGCAGGTAGGTATGACTGCAGTGGATGATTCCTCATTGGGTGTAACCGTCATTGGATGCAGGGTCTTTATTACTTCTTCAGAGTGCAGGGATTTTGCCCACATCTCCATCAAAGTGTGTACGTGGAATGTAAAGTGTTTGACTAGCAGAGGACCAATTGTGGCTGAGTGCAGAAGCTCTTTTtgcagggttctaattttgattggGTGTGAAAAATAGGTACACTATTGTTTTGGAATCTATTGTCTTCGAAGTGGTGAAGCCTTGGCAGCCattcacagataagttgatgatgttaTGTATGTAGCCATGCTGAGAGCGTGTCGCTGCTGCTCAGATATTTAGGTGTGCTCTGCATTTGTCCCTTATGGTTTGTTGTCATTTTCACTCTGGTGAGAGTCCTTCCTCACTCAAAGGGCTCACTGAATCAGCAAATGAATCAGAACTCTCATGACATGCCATGTACATCGATTCTGAAATTCAACTATGTAATGGGTCCAATATCTCGATTGGCGCCAGAATTGATTTAAGGATGATGAGCGTTCTGTGGTTGAGTTAATTGCAATGAAATTTGTCGTTCATCTTAACTAAAACAACTGTATTCGCAGTCATATG
This window contains:
- the LOC124168921 gene encoding meiotic recombination protein SPO11 isoform X5, producing MSSDPFFKFLGVKGEEKCCSSAGKSEMRSQKPTISRSQPCMDAGGRSSVISNKIEDIVLDVLVALKNGIPPRVCFFNRHIWENTSLENMIMKGTGDSCVTVDFANPQSRAHLALMFWLLSNLHHQMISGSSSLKREIFYKSLGILKSLGYPSSQSIVDSVMSDVGALLSLPLRHLGVLSSSRGLIAGDLQLLSSHSADLGASSVILDTKSMGNECCAIPGDIASMSNEDFAIQSSAKLVLIIEKDACFQKLLDDGILEQLKPCLLITGRGYPDVCTRRLVHSIWKQLNLPLLALVDADPHGVEIMLIYRFGSLTVRRTWEVLGWMFLVLSNG
- the LOC124168921 gene encoding meiotic recombination protein SPO11 isoform X4, whose amino-acid sequence is MSSDPFFKFLGVKGEEKCCSSAGKSEMRSQKPTISRSQPCMDAGGRSSVISNKIEDIVLDVLVALKNGIPPRVCFFNRHIWENTSLENMIMKGTGDSCVTVDFANPQSRAHLALMFWLLSNLHHQMISGSSSLKREIFYKSLGILKSLGYPSSQSIVDSVMSDVGALLSLPLRHLGVLSSSRGLIAGDLQLLSSHSADLGASSVILDTKSMGNECCAIPGDIASMSNEDFAIQSSAKLVLIIEKDACFQKLLDDGILEQLKPCLLITGRGYPDVCTRRLVHSIWKQLNLPLLALVDADPHGVEIMLIYRFGSLVEKMLKYQCKAEIEAFHSISSTYITDVYIPGKIAANKAI